TTCGCCTAGGCCACGAAAGTCAATTACGGCGTCTCTATGAAGATATCAAGAACAAGGACTACTTCATGGCGATGATTGACTTAGAAGAATATATCACGCTTAAAGATAAGATGTACCAAGACTATGAGGACCAAGAGGCTTGGTTGGATAAGGTCTTAGTTAATATTTCAGAAGCGGGCTACTTCTCCAGTGACCGTACGATTTTGGAATATAATGAGGATATTTGGCACTTAGAAGTGGCTGATTCTGAATAAGCAGTTAGTGACATGATTGAAACAAAAAATGCAGCAAGCCTAAGGACTTTGCTTGAGAAGTAGGAGCGATTAGAACTTCTCAGTGATCCTTCTGTGCTTGCTGCACTTTTTATTTATTATGTTGTTGAAGATGGAAGCGACAAGTCTTTAGTCGGTGCATTCGTTTTCGTATTCTAAGGCAGAGCTCTTACCTTTAGACCAGATAATTAAACCAGCAATCCCTTGAGCTAACATGCCTAGGTAGGAGAAACCAACGATCAGGTTACCTGCTTGTAACCAAAGAATTACTGAAAGGACATCGTTAATTAACCAGAGATAGTAACCGTCCTTGTGACCAGTCACTTGGCGTTGTTGGGCAGTAAAGGAAATCCCATTAGTGATGGCGTCTAAGACAATTTGTTGGCCACCTAATACATAGGAGAAAGCCCCCAAACCAATGGTCCAGAAGAAGACCGCTTGGCAAATTATTTTTAAATTAAAGTATTGGTCCACATGGAGGTCACCATTTTCGTCACGACGTTTAGCCCAACTGAAGTGGCCAACAAATTCGGTGATGAGATAGTAAATAGATGAAAACATATCTCCGTAAATTCCTAGGATAGCGGCAGCGGCAATCCCGAAGATGTTTTGAATCCCGTTGACAATAAAAGTAGGTTGCCATTGAATGGCTAAGGTCCAAGTGCCTAAAAATCCAAAGATACTCATCCCTAGAGACATAAGGATGTTAAGGTCAAATTCTTGGCTGGTTAAACTGGTAATAATTCCATATAAATTAAATCCCAAGGAGACGATAAAACCAAAAGCGATGATAGCTAATTCTACCTTGTTGAGTGGTTTTAAGGCGCGGTGAATACATTCTTTTAAGGACAGGGTCTTAGTGGCTTTGTTTTGTTCTTGCATATATTTTCCTCGTTTTTCTATTGAATTTTTTCTAAGTAAGTGTCAATGCTATCGAAAATGATTTGGGCATCTTGGGGGCGATGAATGTCATAATTATCCACATTTAGCCGCATTTTAGGTGATTGGTCATAGTCTGCATACCATTGACCATAGTGGCTGTGGAGTTGACGGTAATAGTCGTAAAGGCCGTTATCAGAACTTGGTTGTTCATAAACCCGGCCCCGTTTTTTGATGTTTTTGACAGCGTTGTCTAGGGAACTATCTAAAAAGACTAGGAGGTCAGGAGCCTTTTTAGGTAAGCTGTCTAATTCTTCCATCATATTGGCTAGTAAGTCACGGTAGATGTCAAACTCTTCTTCAGAGATATTCCCGTTTAAGACATTCAAATAGGTGAAAAGTTCGTCTTCGTAAATACTACGGTCCAAAACGTTATTATTATCGAAAAAGGCTGCCTTAATATTTTTAAAGCGTTGGTTTAAAAAGTAAATCTGTAAGGAAAAGGCATATTTCTTGGGGTCTTGGTAATATTTATCAAGGATGGGGTTTTCCTCGACAGGTTCGTAAAATACTTTTGTGCCTAAATATTCAGCTAATTTTCCGGCATAGGTCGATTTTCCTGCGCCGATGGTTCCAGCAAAAACTATCACTATTGTAATCCCTACTCTCTAACTATATATTGTGCTGTTTTCTTATAAAAATAAGTGTAAACACTATATCTTGTGTCCGAAAAGTATTCTATCATAGGATATTGAGAAGGCCAAGGAAGAAATTTGCCTGGGATCTTTGACCTATTTGACTAAGCTTGAGACTGCCTGGATGGCTCAGCCTAATTATTTTTAAAATTTAATTAAGCTTTTGTATATAGTGGTCTTCTTTATAAAAGTTCTAAAATGACTGATAAGGTGATGAAATCGCTTGCGAAAGCGTTAACAAGCTGCTATAATAACCTTGTGAGTCCCTTACAATGCTTACCCAAAACCTGTAAGGGCTTTTTTGTTTTCAAGGAAATATAAAGCAGCCCGGGGCTTTTTTCTAGCAAATCCTAGTAATCGTGTTAGACTGAATAATAATAAGCAGCGTAATTTCAATGAGTGGAGGACATTAGGTATGGCAGAAACTTTTAAAGAACGATTGGGCAAAGAGCAACTCTTACCCTTATACACGGTCAATGACTTAGGGTCGGTAGCCTTAGCTGAGGCGGTTCTAAGCGAAAATAACTTATCCTTTATCGAAGTGACCTACCGCAGTGACCTGGCTTCTCAAGCCATTCAGCAATTGGCGGATAGAGGCAAATTAGTTGTGGGAGCAGGCACAGTCCGTGACTTGGATACCGCCAAGGACGCCATTGACCATGGCGCGCAATTTATTGTCAGTCCAGGTTTATCGACTGAAGTGGTCAACTATTGTTTGAAAGAAGATATTCCTGTTTTCCCCGGAGCAGTTACTCCAAGTGAAATCATGCAAGCCATGGACTTAGGCCTTGACGTGGTGAAATTCTTCCCAGCCAATGTCTATGGGGGGATGTCAGCGATTAAGTCTTTAGCAGGACCTTTCTTTGATATCCAATTCATACCCACTGGCGGGGTCAATAGTGACAACTTCACCGACTATTTAGCCAATGACGCCGTATTGGCAGTGGGGGGCTCCTTTATCTTGTCTGAAAAAGAGGTCTTAAAAGATGAAGGAAAGACAGCCTCAGAAAAATTAGCTGCCTTAACCAAGCAGCTCCACTAAAACTTATTGGAAGATAAACACCCAGCTTTTTGTAGTGACCCCCAAAAGTTGGACTAAGAATTCAACTTTTGGGGGTTATTTTTATGTCTAAATATTCATTAGAATTTAAACTGAATTTAGTAGGAGACTATATTGCGAAAAAAGGAAGTTATCGAACCTTAGCTAATAAAGCAGGAATAGATCCTTCTATTTTACGAAGGTGGGTTAATAACTATTATGAATTTGGTGTAGATGGTTTAAAGAAAAGGCGGACTCAACAGGTTTATACTGTTGAATTCAAATTAAATGCGATAGAATTGTATGAAAGTACGGAAATGAGTTATCGCGAATTGGCCAATTCATTAAACATGAATAATCCAAGTCTAATCGCTAATTGGCGAAGAGCTTATCATGAAAGAGGACTTGATGGCCTTTCCGCGAGGAAAGGAAGGCCACCTAAAGTGTCTAAAAAGAAATCACAAATCAATCAAATAAAGGATAGCAGCGAAACCAATCAGTTAAGTGAAGCAAAAATAAAGGAACTTGAACAACGGATTACGGATTTAGAAATTGAGAACAAATTTTTAAAAGGATTGAGGAGACGTGTGGCTCAAAGAGTCAAGCGAGAAAAGAAGAAATAGTGACCGAAATCACACGTCTCCATGATGAAAAATATGCTTTAAAAGATATTCTTAGCGTTTTAAAGTTTCCTAAATCGACCTACTTTTATTGGAAAAATAAAGATGAGGAAATTGATAAGGATGCCGATTTAAAAGAGGAAATGAAAGACATCAGAGAAACCCATAAGGATTATGGTTATCGAAGAATGCGAGCTGAACTGCTTTCCCGTGGTTATAAGGTCAGTAAAAACAAAGTTCAACGCCTAATGAAAATTATGGGGATACAGGTCACTAGCTATACTAGAAAGACAAGAAAATATAATTCCTACAAAGGAACGATTGGAGAGATAGCGCCAAATCGTATCAACCGGCGGTTTGATTCGACCATTCCTTATCAAAAAATAACAACAGACACAACAGAATTTAAATACTACTATGCCGATGATTCTGGGAATTATCAAACTGGAAAACTCTATTTAGATCCTTACATGGATCTATTTAATCGAGAAATTATTTCTTTTAAGATAACACATCAGCCTAATGGACAAAGCATGTTGGAGGGGCTACAAGCTGCCATTGAAGCAAGTAAATTATGTCCATACAGAAGAACCTTTCATTCTGATCAGGGCTGGGCCTATCAAATGAAAAGTTACACCCGGCTCTTGAAGGATCACCGAATTTTTCAAAGTATGTCTCGTAAAGGAAATTGCTTAGATAATTCGCCAATGGAGAATTTCTTTAGTCTACTAAAACAAGAAGTCTACTATGGTCGGACTTATCATTCCTTTGAAGAATTAGCACAAGCGATTGAAGATTTTATAATCTATTACAATGGTGAAAGAATCAAAGAAAAATTAGATTTTAGGAGTCCTATAGAATTTCGTCTTCATCACGCTTCTTTCGCCGCTTAATGATTACACATAAACTTTAAACTTATCAAGAGCCGCTACGCTCTTCCTCTTGACAAGTTTAAATTTCTGAGTAAATGTGTCGGCAAGAAATAAGCAAGAACTGTAAGCAACAAAAAAGAGCTGGCCAAAGGCCAACTCACTATATATAAAGTCCAACTTATTGGGGTCACCATATTTTAGCGGCTGGGTGTTTTTTGAACGAAGATTTTTATTAGCTAGCTAAAAACTGACAACAAATAAGCCTGATTTCACCCCTTGGGGTAAGATCAGGCTTATTTCTTTATTGATCAGTATCGACCGGGACAGGCACATCGACATAGACTTCTTCACCAATCTGAAAACTGGCTTGGGCAGCAGTGAGGTTGGTGAGTTCTTCTTGGACCTTGTCCACTTCTTGACTCGGGACGCCTAAGTGATAGGTCACTTTTTCTAAGTAGGAGGTATCTAAGAGAGAATAGGGGGAGTTTTCCACCCAGTAAGCCATGCTACCATTGAGGGAATAATCGATAGTCACATCGACTTGGGTTTGCAAGCGGCGTTCAACCACACCAATCTGGTGGACGGCTTCGGAAACGGCACCGCTATAGGCACGGACTAAACCGCCAGCTCCCAATTTGGTGCCCCCAAAATACCGGGTAACCACACAGGCAACGTTTTTTAAATCCATATTTTTTAGGACTTCCAGCATAGGCACTCCAGCTGTTCCGCTGGGTTCACCATCATCGAGGGCCCTTTGAATTTCATTACGCTCACCGATTTGGTAGGCGACACAGTTGTGGGTGGCCTTATAATGCTCTTTTCTCACCTCTTCAACAAAAGCGTCGGCTTCTTCCTTCGTGTAGGCACGCTGAATCCGACAAATAAAGCGTGATTTTTTGATTTCTATTTCATGTTCACCAGCACATTTAATGGTACGGTATTCAATCATTGATGGCTCAGCTCGTTTCTGTTTATTTTCTCCTTATTGTAACTAAAGCAGGTCTAAACTTCAAAAGTCTCCTTTTATTCGTCAATTGAGAGGGTGAATTTGGTCGTTAATTACGGATGAATAGTTTAGTCAGGTGATGAAGAGAGGATGAATAAGCGTGCAAGACTTACTTTTAGGACGGCTGCTGGCAGCGAATGAACTGCCAGATGACCTTGATTTAAGCAGTATTCCTAGTCTTCCAGCAATTAAAGCTGAGGGAAAGCAATTAATTTGCCAACGTTGTTTTAACCATTTGGCCTTTCAGCCTAATCCTTGCATTTGTGACGGCCCGTGCTTTTATTGTTTAAATTGCCTGGCCTTTGCCAAATTAAGAACCTGTGACCGGCTTTATTATGACTTAGACCCTCACTTTTACTTTAAAGACTTATGTCGGGAGCAAACTTACCTAGAATGGCCCGGGACCCTATCGCTCCAGCAAGAGCAGTGTGCTAAACAATTACTGACTTCCTATCAAGCGGGACGGGATCATTTGGTTTGGGCGGTCACTGGAGCAGGAAAAACAGAGATGATTTTTCCCTTAGTGGACTATGCCCTCCGCCAGGGTCAGCGCATCGCCTTGGCTACGCCTCGGGTCGATGTCTGTAATGAGTTATTCCCCCGCTTTCAAGCTGCCTTTCCGGATATTGATATTCTCCTTCTCCACGGCAAGGTAGACCATCCCTACCGCCTCAGCCCCTTGACTATTGCTTCGACCCACCAGTTACTGCGCTTTTACCAGGCCTTTGATCTTTTAATTGTTGATGAAGTCGATGCCTTCCCCTACCATGGTGACCCCTTATTAGAAGCAGCTAGTCGGCGAGCCGTCAAAGATACCGGCGTGCGGGTGGAACTCACGGCCACCCCTTCAAGAGACCAGCAAGCGGCTATCAAGCAGGAAAAAGTAGCCGCTTCTATCCTACCAGCCCGCTACCACCGCCATCCTCTTCCAGTTCCCAAGCACCGCTGGGTGGGCGACTGGCGCCAAGCCATTGCTAAGGGGCGCTTGCCGGGCGTATTAGGGGCAACCATCAAGTCTTTTTTGAAGAAGGGCGAATCTTTTTTACTTTTCCTTCCCCATATCGCCTTGATGGAAGAACTCGAAAAACTTCTCCATAAGCATTTTAAGGGGTTAAGCTTTACCAGTGTTTCCTCTAAAGACCCCGATCGGATTGAAAAGGTAGCCGCCATGCGTGAAAAGAATTATCAGTTTTTACTGACCACTACTATTTTAGAGCGGGGCGTGACCTTTCCCGGAATTCACGTCATTGTCTTAGGGAGTGAGGACCGGGTCTTTAACACCTCTTCCTTAGTTCAGATTGCTGGACGGGTAGGGCGAAAACCTGACCAAGCCAGCGGGCAGGTGTATTTCCTTCATGAGGGGAAAACCAAGGACAGCCTGCAAGCGGTCAAGCAGATTCAGTGGCTGAATCAAGAAGCTAGGAAGCGGGGCTTGATTGATGAGTGAGTGCTTATTGTGTCAAGAAAGCTTTCAAGAAAAGCTTAGCTTAAAAGAACTCTTTACCTGGAAGAGCTGGGAGCCTATTATTATCTGTCCGACTTGCCAAGAGGCCTTTCATTATTTAAAGGGGCCGCGTTGTCAGCAATGTAGCCGGGAATGGGAAGAAGGGGACTACTGCCCTGACTGTTTGACCTGGCAAAGGGAGGATGGCTGGTACTTTCGTAATTACTCGCTCTGCGCCTATAATGCTATCTTTAAAGACTGGCTACATACCCTGAAAAGTAAGGGCGATGTCAGGGTGGCCGGCTTATTTACTAAAGAACTCAGGAAGATTAAAGGCGACTATCCCGGATACACCTGGTTAGCCATTCCTGGTTCAAGTGCAAAGTTTAAAAAGCGCGGTTTTCATCAAAGTGAGCTCATTTTGGACCAGGCGGGTATTGCCTACCAACGCTTAATCCACCTAGCTGGATCCAAAAAGAAACAGGCCCAGTTGAACCGCCAAGAGCGCTTAGCTAACCAACGTCAGATTGAACGCTTGACAGAAGGACCACTTCCTCAAAAAATTCTTCTCTTTGACGATGTCTATACAACCGGTGCGACGATCCACCAAGTGGCCCGTTTTTTAGAATCTTTTGGAGTAGAAGAAATTACTTCACTCACGCTGGGACGTTAGGGAAAACTGCCTTATGACTTGAATTAAAGCGCTATCTAACATATAATATAAGTAGTAAGAAAGAAGCTTATTAAGGGCTTCTGCCAGACGAAGTTTGGCTTAGGAAGGATGAGTAATTATGTTTACTTACAATGTTCGCGGAGAAAATATTGAAATCACTCCTGCTATCCGTGATTATGCAGAGAATAAGATTTCAAAAATCGAGAAATACTTTAAAGACGCTCCGGATACAACCGTCTATGTGAATGCCAAAGTCTACCAAAACGGAGAGGCTAAAGCAGAAGTTACCGTTCCCCTACCACGTTTAACCTTACGGGCTGAAGAAACCTCCCAAGACCTTTACGGTAGCATTGACTTAGTGGTTGATAAACTCGAACGCCAAGTGAAGAAATATAAAACTCGGATTAACCGCAAATCACGTGAAAAAGGCATTTCTGACGTGATGTTTACTGAAAACAATCAAGAAGACAGTAAAGATGACAATGACAGCAATATTGAAATTGTCCGTACCAAGAGTATTGCGGTAAAACCAATGAGCGCAGAAGAAGCGGTCTTACAAATGGAAATGTTAGGACACTCATTCTTTATTTATGAAGATGCTGAAAGTGAAAGCGTGTCCTTAGTTTATAAACGCCATAACGGTAAGTATGGTTTAATCGAAATCGAAAAAGACATCGTTAACGAATAAGGGAAATTATTTTCGTAGACAAGCTGGATCACCTCGATCCAGCTTTTTTGAGTGGAAAGACTTAAGTTTACCAGGGAAAGCTCTTCTGACTAGCTGGCGGAAGCTGAAAAGAACGGGGCCGCTAGAATATAAAAAATGATTTCATTTAGCCGAGGGGACTTGCTTCTGTTACAATCAATGGGGAAAGTTTTTCTTGTTTTCATAGCTATAAAAAAATGCTAGAATAATAAAGATACCTTATTTATGCAAGGAATACGAGTAGATTAAGGAGAATTCCATGGCCAACATTTTAAGAAAAATGTTTGATAACGATAAAAGAGAATTAAAACGTTTTAATAAACAAGCAAAAAAAGTGGAAGCACTTGCTGATAAATACAGTGAGTATTCCGATGAACAATTACGGGCAAAAACCACCTCTTTCCGTGAGCGCCTCGCTTATGGGGAGACCCTAGAAGATATCTTAGTCGAAGCCTTTGCTACTGTTCGGGAAGCAGCTAAACGGGTTTTAGGTTTATATCCCTACCATGTCCAAATCGTGGGGGGCTTAGCCCTGCATTATGGGAATATTGCTGAGATGAAGACCGGGGAAGGTAAGACTTTGACGGAGACCATGCCAGTTTACCTCAATGCCCTAGAAGGTAAAGGGGTTCATGTGGTAACAGTCAACGACTACCTAGCCCGCCGTGACTCGGTTGATATGGGAGAAGTCTATCGCTTCCTGGGTTTAACAGTCGGTTTAAATACCAATGACCTAACCGCCGAAGAAAAACGGGCTGCCTACCACTGTGATGTGACTTATTCCACCAACAATGAATTAGGTTTTGACTACCTACGTGACAATATGGTGGTCTATAAAGAACAAATGGTCCAACGTCCTTTGCATTACGCCATTGTCGACGAGGTAGACTCCATCTTGATCGATGAAGCCCGGACGCCTTTGATCATTTCTGGTCAAGCTGAACAATCCACAGCCCTTTACCAACGGGCCGATTATTTCGTTAAGTCCTTGAAAGAGGAAGAAGACTATGTCATTGATATTGAGTCGAAAACCATTAGTCTGACTGAACAAGGGGTTGACAAGGCTGAGGCAGTTTTTCACTTAGATAATCTTTACGATGTGGAAAATGGTCCCCTCATCCACCACATCGATACGGCCTTACGGGCTAACTACATCATGATACGTGATATTGACTACGTGGTTCAAGAAGATGAAGTGAAGATTGTGGATGGCTTTACTGGTCGGATTATGGAAGGACGGCGCTATTCAGATGGCCTCCACCAAGGGATTGAAGCCAAGGAAAATGTGCCGATTCAAAATGAATCCAAAACCATGGCCACCATTACCTTCCAAAATTACTTCCGGATGTATGACAAATTAGCCGGGATGACCGGGACAGCCAAAACGGAAGAACAAGAATTTCGTGAAATCTATGACATGGATGTTATCCAGATTCCTACCAACCGTCCAGTCCAACGTGAAGACGCCTTGGATAAGATTTATCCTAACTTGATGACCAAATTCCGTGCTGTAGCTGATGAAATTGAAAGTCGCCACAAAAAAGGTCAACCGGTATTGGTAGGGACAGTTGCGGTGGAAACTTCAGAATTACTGTCACGGATGCTCAGTGAACGAAACATCCCCCACAATGTCCTAAACGCTAAAAACCATGCCCGCGAAGCTGAGATCATTGCGCAAGCAGGGCAAGAAGGCGCCGTAACCATTGCTACCAACATGGCTGGACGTGGGACCGACATTAAATTAGGACCTGGCGTCAAAGAGCTGGGCGGCTTGGCAG
This genomic stretch from Aerococcus mictus harbors:
- the pnuC gene encoding nicotinamide riboside transporter PnuC — its product is MQEQNKATKTLSLKECIHRALKPLNKVELAIIAFGFIVSLGFNLYGIITSLTSQEFDLNILMSLGMSIFGFLGTWTLAIQWQPTFIVNGIQNIFGIAAAAILGIYGDMFSSIYYLITEFVGHFSWAKRRDENGDLHVDQYFNLKIICQAVFFWTIGLGAFSYVLGGQQIVLDAITNGISFTAQQRQVTGHKDGYYLWLINDVLSVILWLQAGNLIVGFSYLGMLAQGIAGLIIWSKGKSSALEYENECTD
- a CDS encoding deoxynucleoside kinase; translated protein: MIVFAGTIGAGKSTYAGKLAEYLGTKVFYEPVEENPILDKYYQDPKKYAFSLQIYFLNQRFKNIKAAFFDNNNVLDRSIYEDELFTYLNVLNGNISEEEFDIYRDLLANMMEELDSLPKKAPDLLVFLDSSLDNAVKNIKKRGRVYEQPSSDNGLYDYYRQLHSHYGQWYADYDQSPKMRLNVDNYDIHRPQDAQIIFDSIDTYLEKIQ
- a CDS encoding bifunctional 4-hydroxy-2-oxoglutarate aldolase/2-dehydro-3-deoxy-phosphogluconate aldolase — protein: MAETFKERLGKEQLLPLYTVNDLGSVALAEAVLSENNLSFIEVTYRSDLASQAIQQLADRGKLVVGAGTVRDLDTAKDAIDHGAQFIVSPGLSTEVVNYCLKEDIPVFPGAVTPSEIMQAMDLGLDVVKFFPANVYGGMSAIKSLAGPFFDIQFIPTGGVNSDNFTDYLANDAVLAVGGSFILSEKEVLKDEGKTASEKLAALTKQLH
- a CDS encoding IS3 family transposase (programmed frameshift), which translates into the protein MSKYSLEFKLNLVGDYIAKKGSYRTLANKAGIDPSILRRWVNNYYEFGVDGLKKRRTQQVYTVEFKLNAIELYESTEMSYRELANSLNMNNPSLIANWRRAYHERGLDGLSARKGRPPKVSKKKSQINQIKDSSETNQLSEAKIKELEQRITDLEIENKFLKGLRRRVAQKSQARKEEIVTEITRLHDEKYALKDILSVLKFPKSTYFYWKNKDEEIDKDADLKEEMKDIRETHKDYGYRRMRAELLSRGYKVSKNKVQRLMKIMGIQVTSYTRKTRKYNSYKGTIGEIAPNRINRRFDSTIPYQKITTDTTEFKYYYADDSGNYQTGKLYLDPYMDLFNREIISFKITHQPNGQSMLEGLQAAIEASKLCPYRRTFHSDQGWAYQMKSYTRLLKDHRIFQSMSRKGNCLDNSPMENFFSLLKQEVYYGRTYHSFEELAQAIEDFIIYYNGERIKEKLDFRSPIEFRLHHASFAA
- a CDS encoding YigZ family protein, giving the protein MIEYRTIKCAGEHEIEIKKSRFICRIQRAYTKEEADAFVEEVRKEHYKATHNCVAYQIGERNEIQRALDDGEPSGTAGVPMLEVLKNMDLKNVACVVTRYFGGTKLGAGGLVRAYSGAVSEAVHQIGVVERRLQTQVDVTIDYSLNGSMAYWVENSPYSLLDTSYLEKVTYHLGVPSQEVDKVQEELTNLTAAQASFQIGEEVYVDVPVPVDTDQ
- a CDS encoding DEAD/DEAH box helicase: MQDLLLGRLLAANELPDDLDLSSIPSLPAIKAEGKQLICQRCFNHLAFQPNPCICDGPCFYCLNCLAFAKLRTCDRLYYDLDPHFYFKDLCREQTYLEWPGTLSLQQEQCAKQLLTSYQAGRDHLVWAVTGAGKTEMIFPLVDYALRQGQRIALATPRVDVCNELFPRFQAAFPDIDILLLHGKVDHPYRLSPLTIASTHQLLRFYQAFDLLIVDEVDAFPYHGDPLLEAASRRAVKDTGVRVELTATPSRDQQAAIKQEKVAASILPARYHRHPLPVPKHRWVGDWRQAIAKGRLPGVLGATIKSFLKKGESFLLFLPHIALMEELEKLLHKHFKGLSFTSVSSKDPDRIEKVAAMREKNYQFLLTTTILERGVTFPGIHVIVLGSEDRVFNTSSLVQIAGRVGRKPDQASGQVYFLHEGKTKDSLQAVKQIQWLNQEARKRGLIDE
- a CDS encoding ComF family protein; this encodes MSECLLCQESFQEKLSLKELFTWKSWEPIIICPTCQEAFHYLKGPRCQQCSREWEEGDYCPDCLTWQREDGWYFRNYSLCAYNAIFKDWLHTLKSKGDVRVAGLFTKELRKIKGDYPGYTWLAIPGSSAKFKKRGFHQSELILDQAGIAYQRLIHLAGSKKKQAQLNRQERLANQRQIERLTEGPLPQKILLFDDVYTTGATIHQVARFLESFGVEEITSLTLGR
- the hpf gene encoding ribosome hibernation-promoting factor, HPF/YfiA family translates to MFTYNVRGENIEITPAIRDYAENKISKIEKYFKDAPDTTVYVNAKVYQNGEAKAEVTVPLPRLTLRAEETSQDLYGSIDLVVDKLERQVKKYKTRINRKSREKGISDVMFTENNQEDSKDDNDSNIEIVRTKSIAVKPMSAEEAVLQMEMLGHSFFIYEDAESESVSLVYKRHNGKYGLIEIEKDIVNE
- the secA gene encoding preprotein translocase subunit SecA — encoded protein: MANILRKMFDNDKRELKRFNKQAKKVEALADKYSEYSDEQLRAKTTSFRERLAYGETLEDILVEAFATVREAAKRVLGLYPYHVQIVGGLALHYGNIAEMKTGEGKTLTETMPVYLNALEGKGVHVVTVNDYLARRDSVDMGEVYRFLGLTVGLNTNDLTAEEKRAAYHCDVTYSTNNELGFDYLRDNMVVYKEQMVQRPLHYAIVDEVDSILIDEARTPLIISGQAEQSTALYQRADYFVKSLKEEEDYVIDIESKTISLTEQGVDKAEAVFHLDNLYDVENGPLIHHIDTALRANYIMIRDIDYVVQEDEVKIVDGFTGRIMEGRRYSDGLHQGIEAKENVPIQNESKTMATITFQNYFRMYDKLAGMTGTAKTEEQEFREIYDMDVIQIPTNRPVQREDALDKIYPNLMTKFRAVADEIESRHKKGQPVLVGTVAVETSELLSRMLSERNIPHNVLNAKNHAREAEIIAQAGQEGAVTIATNMAGRGTDIKLGPGVKELGGLAVIGTERHESRRIDDQLRGRSGRQGDPGFSRFYLSLEDDLMRRFGSDRVKAIWENLQLEDDDVSIENPMLTRQVESAQKRVEGNNYDTRKSVLEYDEVMREQREIIYSQRQQIIDEKESLDKIMWAMIERTVERMVEQYTAGTEKEWNLEALYDQVSTEILRSDAIQLSDLQGKSQDELKQFITDKARQRFQEKLDNIANPDLILEFEKVVILRAVDTRWTDHIDAMDQLRQGVGLRAYAQNNPLVEYQTEGYERFNDMISGIEYDASRIFMNSEIRQNLQRQQV